In Vicia villosa cultivar HV-30 ecotype Madison, WI unplaced genomic scaffold, Vvil1.0 ctg.000402F_1_1, whole genome shotgun sequence, the DNA window gggagaagataaatgataaatgatttgattaaatctatcagttgctgggtaaaggctcccacacattcactaacaagaactgcaagttctatatggtttaagtgttttgcaggtacaaagaagtgaagtgaatcttcagaagcaaacactagaagcaaaaccataagaagtgttattctgtaaaaggaataagctcttggaaactgaagcaagctgagtgctgtcaagcttcagagatcagaagcaagaaagaagaatgaatcagaagcactgataatagaatttgaatatcattgtctatcctgttatgacaaaattctatttgccctgatacataaaatgttatggctctgatacattatttgctctgatacatgtttttagcctaaatgctctgatacatttggctctgatacatatcatgtatttgaatatacattttatgttctaactcgttcatgctgacttttgtcgtttagtttttgttctgtaacatttcaggatgtagagatgctcagatgatgctctggtacattcaacaatgttctgatacaaatctagcatgaagtgatgttggtagacattcaaagttctgaagctatccgagggaagcagaaatcagaagatgtgaatgttctaaaagatccagtaattcaagttctgaagctgtcctgaatggaagcagaagtcagaagctgtgaatgttctgaagatcaaagaaattcaagttctgaagctgtccaatggaagcagaagtcagaagctatgaattctctgaaggcagaagcttatatgatcgtctctaccgaaataatcagggaagtcttttatcaaagttcttcgagtatttatttcagggggagattatttatctcagggggagattgttaatctcagggggagacatattcatatgcttatgctatagctgtgtaatttgtcttttgccgtctactctttctgatcgcaaattcatatcatttatatatgtttttgtcatcatcaaaaagggggagattgttagaacaagatttgttcttatcaattatcttagttttgatgataacaataatatgaattttgcttaagataatatggtactctaatccaatgcaatttccctttcaggaaatatatataaagagtacgcataattcagcgctcagaagatgtgtctcaaatggttcagcatgcaacatcagaacatggtctggcaagacatcagaagatggtcgaagcagaatcagaacatgggtctatggaagcatcagaagaacatgagatcagaagcactgaaaatcagaagatggtatcacgctcagaagcacttcaaggtcagaagatcagaagatgctgtgcaccaagctgtttgactctgatgatattcaaacatcgtattcacaaacatcagatcagaaggaagtacacgtggcagactacgctgactgacaaaaggaacgttaaagctactaaaggctacgtcagtagacacagcgtgaacaaggctcgaggtagttgacaaaagcgtataacattaaatgcaaagctgtacggaacacgcaaagcattaaatgcattcaacggtcatcttctcaacgcctataaatatgaagttctgatgagaagcaaggttaacgatttcgcaccaatacaattcaaattaacttgctgaaactctgttcaaatccaaagctcagaatcttcatcttcatcaaagctcactacattgctgttgtaatatcttagtgagattaagcttaaattgtaagagaaatatcacagttgtgattatcgcttttaagaagcatttgtaaactcttgaatagattacattaagttgtaaggaactagagtgatcagttgatcagtacactctaggaagtcttagctgttggctgagcaggaagtcttagcagttggctgagcaggaagacttggcagttggctgagcagaaagtcttaggagtgaactaagcctagagtgatcgtgttgatcagtagactctagaaaaagtcttaggagtgaactaagcagttgttcctggagtgatcaggttgtgatcagaagactctggaagacttagctgcggctaagtggaaaaccattgtaatccgtgcgattagtggattaaatcctcagttgaggtaaatcatctctgcgggggtggactggagtagcttcgttaacagcgaaccaggataaaaatatttgtgcatttatttttatcgtccaagatttaaagtcacacttattcaatccccccctttctaagtgtttttctatccttcactatctTCTTATAATCAAGGCCTAAACCACTTatcatggcttttgtcttgtaaaATGATTCCGGAATGTTCAAATCAGGCATTGCTTCTTTCAATAATTCTAATAGGGCAGTGAATGACGTATTGCTCCAGCCGTGGAGACATTTCAACAAGTAGAGTCGAATCGTGAATGATAACGAAGAGAAGTCTTTGCATCCAGGGTACAGTTCTTGTTCCGCCTCTTTAATCAAACTGTAAAACGTTCTAGCCTCGTCATTGGGACCTTCACCAACTCCGTGTGCTTCTGCCCTATCTCCATATATGTCATGCAATAAGCCAGGAATGTCATCATGTGATCCATCTTGATCTTCCATCCCATCACCAATTTCCATAGACCTTTGTAGTTTCTCCCCATGGTGCACCCAAACGTCATAACCGTCTAGAAAACCTTTGGCTATTAGGTGATCCCTAATAATATCCCTGGTTTTCCAATATATATTTTTACACTTAGCACAAGGGCATAGAAGTTCACCTCCTTGAGGACTTCCTTTAGTGAAGGCAAAGTCTAAAAATCGAGTAACACCGTTGATGTACTCTTGACTAAACCACGGTAATTTAGTCCACTCTTTGTCCATCGCTTGATAatctatatatttgaaacacaacacataacacattcaaaacacataacacattcaaaacttaattcatataaaaaaatgcactaacagtACCAAAACATGTGTTGAGCAACCAAAAAATTACTGGGACAGAATTATTGTATATAAATGGAATTACTGGGACAGAATCTTTGCAAGAAATAAAATGCAGTTGGTGGTGGCAGAGGCGGATCTCTCTCTCTCTGACAGAGATTGGAGAGAAGTTCCTCTTCCCAGCCAAAGAAAGACAGCCTCCACTAAAAATTCCAGACAGATTTACCTCCCACCAAAGATCAAATCTCTCATACACTCTTTTTTTATAGtcgaaaaataagaaaaagcctATAGAAACAATACTTTGGCTACTATGCTAGACACAGGTAACTTTGTACTTGAACAACTTCACCCCAATGGAACTAAGAGTTTATTGTGGCAGAGTTTTGATTATCCATCAGATATTTTGATCCCAGCAATGAAGTTAGGTGTTAATCGAAAAACGGGACATAATTGGTCTCTAATTTCGTGGTTGACTCCTTCACTGCCATATTTGGGTGAATTTAGTCTTGAATGGGAAccaaaagaagaagaattgaacATTAAGAAACGCGGGAAAGTGTATTGGAAAAGCGGAaaacttggaaataatggatTGTTCGACAATATTCCAGCAAATGTTCAACAAAATTATCAATACGTTATTATCTCTAACAAGGATGAAGATTCTTTCAGTTTCAAAATTAAAGATCGGAACTCTAAGATGCTTACAGAATGGGCACTCTTCTCTGATGGGAGGTTTGTGAGTTTGGAAGGAGAGTTGGGTAATGCAGATATTTGTTATAGATATAGTAATGATACTTGCAAATTGCAACTACTATGGATAATAAGCATGAACAGAGTGAAAGAGGAAAATCATAATCAATGCATAGTCAGTTTCCAATATATTATGATATGAAAGTAGTTACTAGTTTGCCAAAAAATCACTTTTCTACTTAAAGGTCATCAAACACAAATCATTCCGCTACAAAGTACATGTCAAAATCAACTCTAGCAAGATCTAATCCAACACATAGGAAAGCAGCAGCAAACACAAATCTAAGTGAGCTCAGAAACAAGTTAGAACACTGACCTTAGTGCCAAAACGACCTTCTGGATGATCTGTTTCAAGAATATTCCTCccctaaacaaacaaacaaaaaatacataattaCAAACTTCCTTCAAATGAATAATCTATAGTATATTGCAGCATAATAGAGTTTCAGAGTAAAATTCATAAATTATCATACACATACACATATCATAATAACAAGAATTTCTTCTAATAAtcacaagaaattcaattcaattcatgaTATTAAGCATAACTAGCATTCTGATTTCTTCCCAAACAGAAATTCAATTTTAGATTTAACAATACTAACAGTCAAATAACGGAAATAGCAGTTATAACTTGAATCTAACATACTTTCTCAACCTAAAATCCAGATCAGTTTTCAACCCTAACAAAATCTAACCTAAATCACCATAACAAAGTCTAACATAAACTCAGTGCCTCTCTCAGTTTCAAATCACCATAACAAAATCTaacataaataacaacaacaGATATAACAATGCAGAGATTAGTTCAAAATGAAGCCCTCAGtagattaggtcaaaacaaaACATGCATCAAATCACACTATCCAAACATCAGTAGTAGAATTTCTTTAAACATAGATTAGGCCAGAAAGAAACCCTACCGTATTAGCGTCCAGAAGCTTTGGTACCTCACatgcaaaacaaaatatatattaggtcAAAAAAATCAGAGGAGACGAGGGAAGATGAGGAACACGAAGAGAGAAGAGAATCGTACCTCAACTACAAAACAATCGTACACAGATGAATAGAGGAAGCCTCCAGAAGCTTTGGTACCTCAActacaaaacaaaatatatattaggtcCAAACAAAATCAGAGGAGACGATAGAGAAGATGAGGAACACGAACAGAGAATCGTGAGATGAAGAGAGTTAGGGTTCGTGAGTTAGGATTCGTGAGATGAAGAGGGTTAGGGTTCGTGAGATGATTGAGGTTAGTGAGATGAAGGTGAAGCAGAGATGAAAGCAGAGATGAAGGTGAAGAATCTAACCTGTAGGCGATGGAGGTGGCAGCAGCGGCGGAGCGGCGGAGCGGCGAAGCTGAGATGGAGTTTTCAGATAGTTTTGGGAGATGAAGTTTTCAGATAGTGTTTTGTTCATATGGCTCTGCAATCTCGTTTTTgttattctttcattttttttcttttttttaattaaaaaaatagaaaagaaaatattaaaagatagagggaaactaaaaaaaaaggagGGAACTTTTGGAGGGTTTTTTTTTGGGGTTTTGGCCACAGTTTGAACTGAAAATTATAGGCCTCGGTTTCTTAGttgcggcttaaaatatctacCGCTATACAGGCCACAGTTTtacactccggattcaatatttcTATAACATACATCTACGCTTTGATAATCATGGCTAAATCATATAagtggccacagtttctgagctgtggacaattttagcgtggccgtaggccaaatttctagtagtggTTGAGGGAGTTTGAGagtgtgaagaagaagaaaagtgaagaatgAGGGACGAGAATAGTCTGACACGAATATAAAATCAaatgctttcgtagatgcatcgcTGAAAGATTCATTTTTCAAACAGAGGGAGTATATTGTTGTATAGAATTGTTAATATCTCTTTCCAGAACAACCATGGTGAGTCAGATCTTGTGTTGACTCTTCCTCAAAATCCTAACCTTAACTTCTATATACTCTCGCTCCTTCTCCACAACCTCCTCATGTCGCATCCTCCTTCCTCTTTCCTTTTGCTCTCTCTTAACTCCCGTCGTCCTCCTTATTCCCCCTTCCTTACGTTCTCTCTAAACTCACACCACCATAGGACCTAACCCTAAATGTCCCGCCCTTAAGTTGCATAATAGTTGCGATTACTACCGGCACCTCGTTCATATGCAGGCACCACATATTGGCCTCTTCAGACGCCTCTTAAGAGGTGAACCCACCAGGGATGAAATCATCCATAGTTATGTTAAAACACTGTCCGACCTTGTCAGAAGGTAATTGTCGTTCATCTATTATCTTTCATgtgtatattttctttttattcaatTCCACGTacctaataatataataaacGCAAAATCTCTGTGTTTTGAGTCAGTGAAGATGAAGCGAGGATGCTAGCATATAAATGTCTTATAAATTCAACAAAGACCAAATATGGATTTGGGACACTTCGATCCCAGGAGCTTTTTCATAGAATTGAAGGGGCGGGGCGGAGTGGACATGCTGACATTGCACCTTTTATGATtgggaaaaagtcaattgtagaTAGAATAATGTCTATGTGTGAAGTGTACTACACCATATACTCATATATTCTTCAACATAATCTCTCTGTATATTCTGATAACTATAacctgataaattaaattaatatttatatgataaccatcatttaagatatatttttctcttaatttgtatatatttttatatacattttttaaccataaatatataatatttatatcgactttgcgCGACCCGTACGGACGCCCGAATCATTTACTAgtaatataaataaaactaaatataTAGGCGTAAGAACATAGAATAAGCAGATAATTTATTTAAccactataaataattatttaattgagataaagAAAGTAGATTGTTCTATTGAATTGTTTCTTCTCAATCTCACATTTCAAATGCTTtgttaatttttattacttcCAACTTATATTGTTAATgattttttaaactttatttactattaaatttatattaaaagtgATATGTGAAAGTGTTTTTCTaactataaaaattaataataatatatatactattatttACATTTAATTGATACATGATATCTAAAGTTATTAACATAAAAATAAGGGTGCGTGTGTGTGGtctagcggtgaaacgcttgggtcttgagagtgtgttcctctcaaggtctcaggtCCGAAACCAGCtagatacaaattgcttattaaaaaataacataaaaataatttatacatTGAAAAGAAAATTAGATATGGAAGAAGCGATAATTTGTGAATTTATGTTGAACATGTGGTTGACAAGACTGAGACACATTATTTGTAACAAAGTGTTATGGCAAACCAAACCACGTCGTATTTGGGGAATCAGTTTTGGGGTAGCGGACCCCACTTGCTCGGCtgttgttaccctaggatttcgacttactaaataaTGGTAGATAATCTCTAAAACAAGTgagattattaaagaatctaGAAGAGAAAAGTCTAACTAAAAGGTCTTGTTTAGTCAGAGCTGACGTTCGACTACCTATAAATTATCATTGCCAAGGTTCGACTAGAATTAGTCAATATGCATGTTCGACtagaacaaacagaaaaaacttagacgttttgTTTAAGTATAACCCTGAAGTCGGAAGGCatcagaagttaagaggcagtttcaagcagttttctggcagttttcACAGGACACGTGGAGGTCCcacagttgaagatcttgcatgtcgaagacacgtgttgactgataatcagtcgaccgttagtagtagttattttatttttactatttaagcaagttccataggaacagtttagggtccgcattgtctacaaaacacaagtaaactcaaatctctgtgcaataatgagtgacgaatgcaactttggaatgtacgtatgcgtaccagtttgatttatgcaatcattttacgttaaatctcattttcagtgcacatttactgctcttttattgcttttatttactttaaagcctttaatttcagtgtttacttttactttaaagttattgctgcatttaatacaaaccagatacacgtgataaacaaattaaagcaattagtcctggaatattctagttgattccgcaaaagtaacctttaaaaaggaaactagcgcttgtttaccatttttctgggtaaactaattggcacgcccagtgggacccgtcaattgctgtttgttttatatttgttagtgtaATAGTTATGCATGATACTAAGAAGTGGTTGAAAATTAACTAGCATGTCTGAAGTTAATGCAAATGATTCTGACCTTTCTAGAAATCAAGGAGTTGTTCTAACCggaacaacatcacaaaatgctgcaaattcgtccccagttagaacaacaaatattggtggatcgacggcagcaacattggtatcatcaccaatgaatgtacggtcaccgtttaacccattacgaccgccgtttcatggaatgctacctccaccaggttttaatcctcagtttggaatgcctacgtctatgatgcaaggattgcacacaaatccttcattatattccgacagcatgatggcaacaagcacatcaaatccagggggtcgacctatgggCATAGGTTACAATAACCAGGCTTTGCCATtgttaagtactacgtcaatgttgttaattcgacaacaaatagacgaaagtaatcatgaaatggtgaatgcccttactcaacaaatgggaactgtttttactcccatgataaacaacacgaaccaaagttatgaaatattggctagacaaatggccagaatagcagatttctttggagcacccccacaaccaaacctttcgactccaCAAGGGTCGAATGTTAGAGTAGTTGAAACTCCTAGAAATGGGGAACAAATTGAACAAGAAATTCCTAgagtagtacaaaggcatcaagatgctgatcaggttcttagaaatatccagcaagatgtcaatgttggacacaataatatctctaatgtagtcgaacaaatcttagttcaaaatggaataaatgtaggtttgcatagaccaaattttgtTTCCCCATTGTCAGAGTACGTaaggcagacagaattgcctaggggttggaaaattccaaaatttaccaaatttgctggtgagactggcgaatcgacagtcgaacatattgctaggttccagacagaggctggagaattagcaaacaatgaaaatttaaaattgaaatatttcccaagtcctttaacaaaaaatgcctttacttggttcacgaccttacctCCACAATCTGTATTTTCATGGAGTcagttagaacgattgttccacgaacagttttatatgggacagtcgaagattagtttgaaagaattagctggagttaggcgaaagggtacagaaacgGTCGATGACTACCTCAACCGTTTCAGGttattgaaagctagatgttttacacaaattcctgaacatgagttagtcgaaatggctgcaggtgggtgtaatacggtgaactgactttttatcgatcgaaatgtcgcggttaagcatgagtcgccaccgacttttattttatccaaacaaattcagaaaggctaaaagaaacagaaaaaaaccttttaaagaaatctaagttcggggggtaatttatgcaaagggaaggtgtaaggcaccctttgcatccatggtcttccatgggctcttaattgctttgcttgctcgttttcagaaaatatagatgaaagaggaaaaatggactttagctcgtaaaatgagcgtagccagtttttgaagaattttgagaaagaatatagaaaatagagcatggcaaggcaattaggggcaattaccttaaactcagatgataggtctctttttagcctttcagaatgaaaggatctatccttgccataagagggcaggaagcctttcgtttggaggttgaagggtcgtcgaagcatcctttgccataagactgtcccatgccatagaaaggcaggtaatctaaggcaaggatcagaataagccatttttcgttaggcaaccagaagatacctcagcctttttccgtaggcaacttccgagggtcgaggtcatttgtgtatcgaaggcagcgtcatttagggtcgtgacctttttatcgaggcaacatggctgaggtatcctcgtattcgagggacttggcttattctgcaaaaaacacaaggcaacaggcaacaaggcaacaggcaacaaggcaacagagagaggttacccaaaagcgtgcgtgtgtgcaccaatcacgtgattatattcaattatattatcttgtaaattagcgattctaaattcaattcatggttgtcactccctattttactaaccacgcagataatataaggcaagaaacagtaatatgggggagggaaattgtaaccagcggatcccttaatagggtttgacataagtaataataataaaacagaagggatttagggttaccaatagcGTAGCTTTGgtaatttgacaaaccctgaaaaggcggaAAAACAAGAAGACaaaatatagtgagtgcattatcaggtcCGAAGGCGATTgaattaaccctaaaaaaaaggataaagaaattaaaaataaagaaatagaataatagtaaaatacttagcttcggatttgatctgatatggttagcgggaagcctcggggttaaccctgaaaaggcaaaggcagaCAGAAAAAATGAAGGCGGGGTAAACCCTAGATTtaaaggaaaccaaatagacTTTAAGAAAAAGAGTAAATAAGGTACTTAGCTTCGAGTCTTGATCGGGCGCAttgtcggagtgaaccatgttggtaaccctgaaaagacacagAAAACAGAAGTATActcagtgtattggaatgttcatcgtaaaccctgattagggcgaaaattgaattagcataaaataattgatttaattaattattggtctctcgacctaattaattaaatcggaataagaaaataaaatcgggGGCCAAAATAATCTTTAAGAATTTTTtggcattaaaataaaatatttatgagttttttaaaataattaaatataaataagaaaaggaaaataataaatgtatgatttaaaaatataataaatatataaatatatataataaacaaataaaataaacatattacataaaaaaaaactatttttataaaatatatatatatatgaacttatattagagagaaagaaaaaaaacaaattttgatatataatacatatatattaaaataaaaggctatgcaattaaaaataaaaaaaaattgcaaaaaaaacttAGCTGTAATCATATGTGGCGC includes these proteins:
- the LOC131627782 gene encoding G-type lectin S-receptor-like serine/threonine-protein kinase At1g67520, with translation MLDTGNFVLEQLHPNGTKSLLWQSFDYPSDILIPAMKLGVNRKTGHNWSLISWLTPSLPYLGEFSLEWEPKEEELNIKKRGKVYWKSGKLGNNGLFDNIPANVQQNYQYVIISNKDEDSFSFKIKDRNSKMLTEWALFSDGRFVSLEGELGNADICYRYSNDTCKLQLLWIISMNRVKEENHNQCIVSFQYIMI